The Coregonus clupeaformis isolate EN_2021a chromosome 8, ASM2061545v1, whole genome shotgun sequence genome has a segment encoding these proteins:
- the LOC121571771 gene encoding peroxisomal membrane protein 11B, producing the protein MDSWVRFSAQSQAKERVFRAAQYACTLLGYTLQKGGAGIERLKMVKQLEAHMSLTRKLMRLGNSAEAVEAAKRAMHLSDSVLRLCLTVAHLNKAMYFACDNVLWAGKAGLLPKLDQDKWSQRSFRYYLFALILNLTRDAYEIRLLMEREARSSHGGSNATWTFPPSSPSPENGDLSHPHPSSSSFPAAILPLLSERLGRQFHLLGMVLRSNPPLLLDLLKNACDVFIPLDRLGIYPTGQGFVGACGLASSVLSILTIVHPWLKLKP; encoded by the exons ATGGACTCTTGGGTTCGATTCAGTGCGCAGAGCCAAGCCAAGGAGCGAGTTTTCAG GGCTGCACAGTACGCATGTACGTTGCTAGGCTACACTCTCCAGAAGGGTGGGGCAGGCATTGAGCGCCTGAAGATGGTGAAACAACTGGAAGCTCATATGAGCCTAACAAGGAAGT tgATGCGTCTGGGGAACTCTGCAGAGGCTGTGGAGGCAGCGAAGCGTGCAATGCACCTCTCAGACAGCGTGCTGCGTCTCTGCCTGACCGTGGCCCACCTCAACAAGGCCATGTACTTCGCCTGTGACAACGTGCTGTGGGCCGGCAAAGCGGGCCTCCTGCCCAAGTTGGACCAGGACAAGTGGAGCCAGAGATCCTTCAG gtacTACCTCTTTGCCCTCATCCTTAACCTAACCCGGGACGCCTACGAGATCCGCCTGCTTATGGAGCGTGAGGCCCGCTCCTCCCACGGGGGGTCAAATGCTACCTggactttccctccctcctctccatcccccgaGAACGGCGACCtgtcccacccccacccctcttcctcctccttccccgCGGCCATATTACCCCTTCTGTCCGAACGCCTCGGCAGACAGTTCCACCTGCTGGGGATGGTGCTGCGCAGCAACCCACCACTGCTGCTGGACCTGCTGAAGAACGCATGCGATGTGTTTATCCCGTTGGACCGGCTGGGCATCTACCCCACCGGCCAGGGCTTCGTGGGGGCCTGTGGCCTGGCCTCCTCGGTTCTCTCCATCCTCACCATCGTCCACCCCTGGCTCAAGCTCAAACCGTGA
- the LOC121571772 gene encoding GTP-binding protein Rit1 isoform X1, whose protein sequence is MESSRGSGGLSREYKLVMLGEGGVGKSAIIMQFISHRFPEDHDPTIEDAYKTQIRIDDEPANLDILDTAGQAEFTAMRDQYMRAGEGFIISYSITDRRSLQEARQFKQLIDRVRRTANTPVVLVGNKSDLTHLRQVSVEEGKELAREFQCPFFETSAAFRYYIDEVFAALVRQIRQREAESVRGSERKTRRSHSFWSRMRCTFHKKQHSEH, encoded by the exons ATGGAGTCATCGCGAGGCTCTGGGGGCCTCTCTCGCGAATACAAGCTGGTGATGCTGGGAGAGGGGGGAGTGGGGAAGAGCG cTATAATCATGCAGTTTATCAGCCACAGGTTCCCTGAAGACCATGACCCCACCATAG AGGATGCATACAAGACACAGATCCGCATCGATGATGAACCAGCCAACCTGGACATCCTggacacagcaggacag GCGGAGTTCACAGCCATGCGGGACCAGTACATGCGGGCAGGCGAGGGCTTCATCATCTCCTACTCCATCACAGATAGGCGGAGCTTACAGGAGGCGCGCCAGTTCAAGCAGCTCATTGACCGTGTGCGCCGCACCGCCAACACACCAGTGGTACTGGTGGGCAACAAGTCTGACCTGACCCATCTCCGACAG GTGTCAGTAGAGGAGGGAAAGGAGCTGGCCAGGGAGTTCCAGTGCCCCTTCTTCGAGACCTCCGCGGCATTTCGCTACTACATCGACGAGGTGTTCGCCGCCCTGGTCCGCCAGATTCGCCAGCGCGAGGCCGAGTCGGTCCGCGGCAGTGAGCGGAAGACCAGGAGAAGCCACTCATTTTGGAGCCGCATGCGCTGCACCTTCCACAAGAAACAGCACTCTGAGCACTGA
- the LOC121571772 gene encoding GTP-binding protein Rit1 isoform X2 — protein MQFISHRFPEDHDPTIEDAYKTQIRIDDEPANLDILDTAGQAEFTAMRDQYMRAGEGFIISYSITDRRSLQEARQFKQLIDRVRRTANTPVVLVGNKSDLTHLRQVSVEEGKELAREFQCPFFETSAAFRYYIDEVFAALVRQIRQREAESVRGSERKTRRSHSFWSRMRCTFHKKQHSEH, from the exons ATGCAGTTTATCAGCCACAGGTTCCCTGAAGACCATGACCCCACCATAG AGGATGCATACAAGACACAGATCCGCATCGATGATGAACCAGCCAACCTGGACATCCTggacacagcaggacag GCGGAGTTCACAGCCATGCGGGACCAGTACATGCGGGCAGGCGAGGGCTTCATCATCTCCTACTCCATCACAGATAGGCGGAGCTTACAGGAGGCGCGCCAGTTCAAGCAGCTCATTGACCGTGTGCGCCGCACCGCCAACACACCAGTGGTACTGGTGGGCAACAAGTCTGACCTGACCCATCTCCGACAG GTGTCAGTAGAGGAGGGAAAGGAGCTGGCCAGGGAGTTCCAGTGCCCCTTCTTCGAGACCTCCGCGGCATTTCGCTACTACATCGACGAGGTGTTCGCCGCCCTGGTCCGCCAGATTCGCCAGCGCGAGGCCGAGTCGGTCCGCGGCAGTGAGCGGAAGACCAGGAGAAGCCACTCATTTTGGAGCCGCATGCGCTGCACCTTCCACAAGAAACAGCACTCTGAGCACTGA
- the LOC121571773 gene encoding synaptotagmin-11 — translation MAEITNLRPAYEVSPVLAGFLGAGVLVVSVTVAVFLWTCCQRRYRQLTGSYKLQSGPCDPAVDPPYKFIHMLKGISIYPETLSNTKIVRVGRRPGSSRNGGGSGVEWGRNGERGRGGGGRVTLVDVNPETGLLNGSTNLQMSHLLPPAGQPRLEQALPIRADYCCLESSSRGNSSSSSCDASKTASPFTPCQGEGTTMPPAALGTLSLAVDYNFPKKALVVTIVGAQGLPAVDEQAGSSDPYVKMTILPEKKHRVKTRVLRKTLEPVFDETFTFYGVAYSALPDLTLHFLVLSFDRFARDDVIGEVAVPLAGVDPSTGRVHITQQISKRHIQCVSRGELLVSLSYQPVTHRLNVVVLKAKHLPRMDITGLSGNPYVKVNVFYGRKRIAKKKTHVKKCTLNPVFNESFIYDVPAELLADVSVEFLVVDFDRTTKNEVVGRLVLGGQSLMHTGVTHWREVCDNPRRQIAKWHNLGEY, via the exons AGGTGTCCCCGGTGCTGGCGGGCTTCCTGGGCGCCGGGGTCCTGGTGGTCTCAGTCACGGTGGCCGTCTTCCTCTGGACCTGCTGCCAGCGTCGCTACCGCCAGCTGACGGGCAGTTACAAGCTCCAATCGGGACCCTGCGACCCGGCCGTGGACCCGCCCTACAAGTTCATCCACATGCTCAAGGGAATCAGCATCTACCCGGAGACACTTAGTAACACGAAGATCGTCCGCGTGGGTCGACGCCCGGGCTCCTCGCGTAATGGCGGCGGATCCGGCGTTGAGTGGGGTCGTAATGGTGagcgaggaagaggagggggaggaagggtgaCGCTAGTGGACGTCAACCCAGAAACGGGCCTGCTCAACGGCTCCACCAATCTGCAGATGAGCCACCTACTGCCCCCTGCTGGACAGCCCAGGTTAGAGCAGGCGCTGCCCATCCGCGCCGACTACTGCTGCCTGGAGAGCAGCTCCAGGGGtaacagcagtagcagtagctgTGACGCCAGCAAGACAGCCTCGCCCTTTACCCCGTGCCAGGGGGAGGGCACCACAATGCCGCCCGCTGCTCTAGGCACCCTCAGCCTGGCCGTGGACTACAACTTCCCCAAGAAGGCGCTGGTGGTGACCATTGTTGGCGCCCAGGGTCTGCCCGCCGTGGACGAGCAGGCGGGTAGCTCGGACCCCTACGTGAAGATGACCATACTGCCAGAAAAGAAGCATCGGGTCAAG ACCCGCGTTCTGAGGAAGACTCTGGAGCCGGTGTTTGATGAGACGTTTACGTTCTACGGCGTGGCCTACAGCGCACTGCCCGACCTCACGCTGCACTTCCTGGTGCTAAGCTTTGACCGCTTTGCCCGTGACGATGTCATCGGGGAGGTGGCGGTGCCCCTGGCAGGGGTGGACCCCAGCACGGGACGAGTCCACATCACCCAACAGATCAGCAAGAGACACATCCAG TGTGTGAGCCGTGGGGAGCTGCTGGTGTCTCTGTCCTACCAGCCTGTCACTCACAGGCTCAATGTGGTGGTGCTGAAGGCCAAACACCTGCCCAGGATGGACATCACTGGCCTGTCAGGCA ACCCCTACGTGAAGGTGAACGTGTTCTACGGCCGCAAGCGCATCGCCAAGAAGAAGACTCACGTGAAGAAGTGCACGCTCAACCCCGTTTTTAACGAGTCATTCATCTACGACGTGCCCGCCGAGCTGCTGGCCGACGTCTCTGTGGAGTTCCTGGTGGTCGACTTTGACCGTACCACCAAGAACGAGGTGGTGGGCCGCCTGGTGTTGGGTGGCCAGAGCCTCATGCACACTGGGGTCACCCACTGGAGAGAGGTCTGCGACAACCCCCGCCGGCAGATTGCCAAGTGGCACAACCTGGGCGAGTATTAG